In the Deinococcus reticulitermitis genome, one interval contains:
- a CDS encoding acetate--CoA ligase, with protein sequence MTDSSSGRPERIPTPPGVLARLRYDPQADIEQARTDPEGFWLGQAGHFEWSKPPTSALKWERPRHEWFADGETNITLNALDRHARGEARTRAALIWISEDEQAHIYTYGTLHDRVSRFAAGLQSIGVRRGDRVVIYMPLTPEGVIAMLACARIGAVHSVVYAGLGVGALRDRIEDAGARVVITANHGYRRGKIVDLYSVAAEAIGDLVSVDYLVLLERGEGMHRERESRTVDFNELMKRGRAEAVPVGAEDPLFILYTSGSTGKPKGVIHTHGGYMVGTSYHMKAFLDVHPGDVFFCTSDIGWIVGHSYIVYGPLVSGSTIMFREGAPDYPDPGVLWRLIEKFGVDVLFTAPTTLRMFMKLGEGVLAPYDLSSLRLVACAGEALNPEAWRWAQEHVAGGQGEGAHAVVVDNWWQTELGAPTIGTHGRWPARPGFAGKPLAGVDADVVDENGDPVATGQQGLLVIRTPFPSMMRGVHGNEEKYNAAWSENPAGYTSGDLAMKDEYGYISILGRTDDVLSVAGHRIGSADVEDALVSHPAVAEAAVIGIPDPVKGEAIIANVILRQGFEGQVGRGLRASITEHVRRELGPIGAPAEIRVVDALPKTRSGKIMRRVLRAQALGQDPGDLTTLEG encoded by the coding sequence ATGACTGACTCCTCTTCAGGCCGTCCCGAACGTATCCCGACCCCGCCCGGCGTCCTGGCGCGACTGCGCTACGACCCGCAGGCTGACATTGAGCAGGCCAGAACCGATCCCGAGGGCTTCTGGCTGGGTCAGGCTGGGCATTTCGAATGGAGTAAGCCCCCGACCTCAGCGCTTAAATGGGAGCGGCCCCGGCACGAGTGGTTTGCCGACGGTGAGACCAACATCACCCTCAACGCCCTCGACCGCCACGCGCGCGGAGAAGCCCGCACCCGCGCCGCGCTGATCTGGATTTCCGAAGACGAGCAGGCCCACATCTACACCTACGGCACGCTGCACGACCGTGTCTCGCGCTTCGCGGCGGGGTTGCAGTCCATTGGGGTCAGGCGGGGCGACCGCGTCGTGATCTACATGCCACTGACCCCTGAAGGTGTCATCGCCATGCTCGCCTGCGCGCGCATCGGGGCGGTCCACAGTGTCGTGTACGCCGGGCTCGGCGTGGGGGCGCTGCGTGACCGGATCGAGGACGCCGGGGCCAGGGTGGTGATCACCGCCAACCACGGCTACCGCCGGGGCAAGATCGTGGACCTGTACTCGGTCGCGGCCGAGGCCATAGGTGACCTCGTGAGCGTGGATTACCTTGTGTTGCTCGAACGCGGCGAGGGGATGCACCGCGAGCGCGAGAGCCGCACGGTCGATTTCAATGAGCTGATGAAGAGAGGGAGGGCCGAAGCCGTGCCTGTCGGCGCCGAGGATCCCCTCTTTATCCTCTACACCTCGGGCAGCACCGGCAAACCCAAGGGCGTGATCCACACCCACGGCGGCTATATGGTGGGAACCTCGTACCACATGAAGGCGTTTCTCGACGTGCATCCCGGCGACGTGTTCTTTTGCACCTCCGATATCGGCTGGATCGTGGGGCACAGCTACATCGTGTACGGGCCGCTCGTGTCGGGGAGCACCATCATGTTCCGCGAGGGAGCGCCCGACTACCCCGATCCCGGCGTGCTGTGGCGGCTGATCGAGAAATTCGGCGTGGACGTGCTGTTCACGGCCCCCACCACCCTGCGGATGTTCATGAAGCTCGGCGAAGGGGTGCTGGCGCCCTATGACCTGAGCAGCCTGCGCCTGGTCGCCTGCGCCGGCGAGGCACTCAACCCCGAGGCGTGGCGCTGGGCACAGGAGCATGTCGCGGGCGGGCAGGGCGAGGGGGCACACGCGGTCGTCGTGGACAACTGGTGGCAGACCGAACTCGGCGCGCCCACCATCGGCACCCACGGACGCTGGCCGGCGCGTCCGGGCTTTGCCGGCAAGCCGCTCGCGGGGGTGGACGCCGACGTGGTGGACGAGAACGGTGACCCGGTCGCGACCGGGCAGCAGGGCTTGCTCGTGATCCGCACGCCTTTCCCGAGCATGATGCGCGGCGTCCACGGCAACGAGGAGAAATACAACGCGGCATGGAGCGAGAACCCGGCAGGCTATACGAGCGGTGATCTCGCCATGAAAGACGAATACGGCTACATCTCAATTCTGGGCCGCACTGACGACGTGCTCTCGGTCGCTGGGCACCGCATCGGCTCGGCAGACGTGGAAGACGCGCTCGTCTCGCACCCCGCCGTGGCGGAAGCGGCGGTGATCGGCATTCCTGACCCGGTCAAGGGCGAGGCGATCATCGCCAACGTGATCTTGCGCCAGGGCTTTGAAGGCCAGGTTGGGCGCGGCCTGCGCGCGAGCATCACCGAGCA